The Palaemon carinicauda isolate YSFRI2023 chromosome 33, ASM3689809v2, whole genome shotgun sequence genome contains a region encoding:
- the LOC137626326 gene encoding uncharacterized protein, with translation MFVIDCVSLPVTARRHVGMIVMVDHMSKFTYAIPIKDKRSETVARMVGQVMLPMCVCKPVRMLSDNGPEFIGWEFEQMLREWGIEHVYSTPYMPSANGLAERTVRTLTEILRMMSTCGNDWDLYVGRALWVYNATVHKSTGMSPCKFVLNFEKIIRPRLGVSEDDRDVWRKANKRFESFKVGERVMKEVIEKGRMNVNKVRDKFEGPYEVLEVGSSGLSYVLGKLCVGGIGEKIRAHHNQLRKWKEAPEYIQENGMSKWLKRNKGKPSMYEDLGLEGKQLVLVEYKKRKNTRALSKDERRGNFISKSENRNKYDKGINVQVCMEDKCVNTDESWLSMNDTYSVCGFSLGDVKERMTNARVRDRRMISSMNESFTKVENVFDEMDELFTEMSVIIGPDENEVDMIVHDILDDRDLDRNSVNVANDCDKEEVNERVYGGPVTRSRGPVPDCDWVMKKIM, from the coding sequence atgtttgtgattgattgtgtttcgttgcctgtgactgcgagaagacatgtgggaatgattgttatggttgatcacatgagtaaatttacctatgcaatacccatcaaggataaacggagcgagactgttgcaagaatggttggtcaagtgatgttgccgatgtgtgtgtgtaagcctgtgagaatgttaagtgataatggccctgagtttattggatgggagtttgagcagatgttaagagaatggggtattgaacatgtatattcgactccttatatgccaagtgcgaatgggttggctgaaaggactgtaagaacattaactgagattttgcgaatgatgagtacatgtggtaatgattgggatttgtatgttggtagagcgttgtgggtttacaatgcaacagtgcataagagtacgggtatgtctccatgtaagtttgtgttaaattttgaaaaaataataagaccgaggttgggtgtgtcggaggatgatagagatgtgtggaggaaagcaaataagaggtttgaaagctttaaagttggtgaaagagtgatgaaagaagtaattgaaaagggtagaatgaatgtaaataaggtgcgtgataaatttgaaggtccctatgaggtgttagaagttggttcgagtggattaagttacgttttgggtaagttgtgtgtgggtggtattggggaaaaaattagggcccaccacaaccagttgcgtaaatggaaagaggcacctgagtatatccaagagaatgggatgagtaaatggttgaaaaggaacaagggtaaacctagtatgtatgaggacttaggtctggaaggtaaacagttagtgttagtagaatataagaaaaggaagaatacaagagctttaagtaaagatgaaagaaggggaaattttataagtaaaagtgagaatagaaataagtatgacaagggtataaatgtgcaagtgtgtatggaagataaatgtgttaatacagatgaatcatggctgagtatgaatgatacctatagtgtgtgtggcttttccttaggtgatgtaaaagaaaggatgacgaatgcgagagtgagagataggagaatgattagtagtatgaatgaatcttttactaaagttgagaatgtttttgatgaaatggatgaactgtttacagaaatgagtgtaattatagggccagatgagaacgaggtagatatgattgtacatgatatattagatgatagggatttagataggaatagtgttaatgtagcgaatgattgtgataaggaagaagtgaatgagagagtatatggaggcccagttactcggagtagaggtcccgttcccgactgcgactgggttatgaaaaaaataatgtaa